Proteins from one Coffea arabica cultivar ET-39 chromosome 8c, Coffea Arabica ET-39 HiFi, whole genome shotgun sequence genomic window:
- the LOC113706660 gene encoding receptor kinase-like protein Xa21 translates to MEVPNTMWGFCSSSTLANIFLLLLVAMIFSVSHVSASKQFKNETDRLALLEFKKQIYNDPLGVLNSWNHSQHHCQWEGVTCGTRHQRVIALTLRHKQLSGTISPHVGNLSFMRFIQLGENQFHGEIPQEFGRLFRLRVLNLSSNAIGGKIPANLSYCSELVTISLIENKLEGKIPIDQLSNLKKLESLVLFINNLTGEIPSSIGNLSSLSQLAFDFNNLEGNLPMEMGLLKRFAGLGAAENNLSGIIPASIFNSSAITVISVAGNSFHGNLPTNIGLTLPNLQVLYVGVNNFSGNFPTSITNASGLEELDLSSNKFAGQVPANLGDLTNLQFLNLEVNLFGGNSTGDLDFIASLTNCSDLSAFSLSYNNFGGNIPKVMGNLSNQLTKLYLGTNQLSGTIPQGFGNFVNLIRLGLEENYLSGVIPRDFGKLQNLQILSLSLNELSGQMLSTLCNATGLSELYLSTNQFEGGNIFDNVLMNCQNLQILDISQNNFTGFISPHFPEAHSSLIAMGLSENSFTGSLPPEVGKLVHLVNFSVSHNQLAGAIPISLADCSDLENLYMDANFFQGTIPPNLASLKSIQQLDLSSNNLTGPIPKELEKLQFLRYLNLSYNDIEGEIPNTGVFSIASQISLTGNNKLCGGIPELEFPPCPVIKGKNRGKLKVVILLSIVLSATLLVLGALLLYFLVHRKRERRMVTGFSSMPTRVNKLLRISYHELLRATSGFSPENLIGSGNFGAVYKGRLEKHGNKLVAVKVLDLQKNGASKSFKAECKALRNIRHRNLVSVVSYCSSIDSKGDEFKALVYEFMENGNLDLWLHPSETTDQATSSRSLNLSQKLNIAIDVASALQYLQNHCEAKIVHCDLKPSNILLDNDLVAHVGDFGLARLLPKPINRSSEQEGSSTIAIKGTIGYAAPEYGMGLAASTQGDVYSYGILLLEMITGRRPTDDTFVGDLDLHNYVNGALHERVSEIVDPLLFLEGDENRNMTPEGKNSNGGKEMECIISLLKIGLMCSARLPNDRMHMNEVVRKLHLIKDVFLGVRVHQENLEA, encoded by the exons ATGGAAGTTCCCAATACCATGTGGGGATTTTGCTCATCATCAACATTAGCGAACATATTTCTCCTTCTCTTAGTTGCCATGATCTTTTCAGTAAGCCATGTTTCAGCTTCTAAACAATTTAAAAATGAAACTGATCGTCTTGCTCTGCTTGAATTCAAGAAGCAGATATACAATGACCCGCTGGGAGTGCTGAACTCCTGGAACCATTCACAGCACCATTGCCAGTGGGAAGGAGTCACATGTGGTACTCGACATCAGAGGGTGATAGCCTTGACTCTACGGCATAAGCAGTTGTCTGGAACCATATCTCCTCATGTCGGAAATCTAAGCTTCATGAGGTTCATCCAACTTGGGGAGAATCAATTCCATGGTGAGATTCCCCAAGAATTCGGTCGCCTCTTCAGGCTGAGAGTCCTGAACCTCTCAAGTAACGCGATCGGTGGAAAAATCCCAGCAAACCTGAGCTACTGCTCAGAGTTGGTAACTATTAGCCTAATCGAGAACAAGCTAGAAGGGAAAATTCCGATTGATCAGCTGAGCAACCTGAAGAAGCTTGAAAGTCTTGTTCTTTTTATAAACAATCTGACAGGAGAGATTCCCTCCTCCATTGGTAACTTATCATCGCTGTCTCAACTCGCTTTCGACTTTAACAATCTGGAGGGAAATCTGCCCATGGAGATGGGGCTCTTAAAAAGGTTTGCTGGATTAGGAGCAGCAGAAAATAATCTATCTGGTATAATCCCTGCCTCCATCTTTAATAGTTCAGCCATTACTGTTATTTCAGTGGCCGGCAATTCCTTTCATGGCAATCTCCCAACCAACATCGGTCTCACCCTACCAAATCTACAAGTGTTGTATGTCGGGGTGAACAATTTCTCTGGAAACTTTCCCACTTCAATCACCAATGCTTCTGGGCTTGAGGAACTTGATCTTTCCAGCAATAAGTTCGCAGGCCAAGTTCCAGCTAATTTAGGAGATCTGACaaatcttcaatttttaaatcttGAAGTAAACCTCTTCGGCGGTAATTCAACTGGAGACTTAGATTTTATTGCATCATTGACCAACTGCAGTGATCTAAGCGCTTTTTCATTGAGTTACAATAATTTTGGAGGTAATATACCTAAAGTCATGGGCAATCTatcaaatcaactcactaaatTGTACCTGGGAACAAATCAACTGTCAGGAACCATTCCACAAGGATTTGGAAACTTTGTCAACCTAATTCGACTTGGCCTTGAAGAAAACTATCTTTCAGGGGTCATTCCAAGAGATTTTGGCAAATTACAAAATTTGCAAATTCTAAGTCTAAGCCTAAATGAGTTGTCAGGACAGATGCTCTCTACTCTATGCAACGCCACCGGTCTATCCGAGCTGTATTTGTCGACCAACCAGTTTGAAGGGGGCAATATATTTGACAATGTTCTTATGAACTGTCAAAATTTGCAAATTCTGGATATAtctcaaaacaacttcactggATTTATATCACCACATTTTCCGGAGGCGCACTCATCACTGATTGCTATGGGATTAAGTGAAAATTCTTTTACCGGTTCTCTGCCTCCTGAAGTTGGAAAGCTTGTACATTTGGTGAATTTCTCGGTTTCCCACAACCAACTTGCTGGAGCTATACCCATCTCACTTGCTGACTGTTCAGATCTGGAGAATCTTTATATGGATGCCAATTTTTTCCAAGGAACAATTCCACCAAATTTGGCTTCTTTGAAGAGCATCCAGCAATTAGacctttcaagtaataacttgACTGGTCCAATACCCAAAGAACTTGAGAAGCTTCAATTTTTGAGGTACTTAAACCTTTCTTATAACGACATCGAGGGTGAGATACCGAACACTGGAGTCTTCAGTATTGCAAGTCAAATATCATTGACTGGCAACAACAAACTCTGTGGAGGCATTCCAGAATTGGAGTTCCCACCTTGCCCAGTGATCAAGgggaaaaacagaggaaagcTGAAGGTTGTCATATTGCTGTCCATTGTTTTATCAGCAACGCTTCTGGTTCTCGGTGCATTGTTGTTATATTTCTTGGTACAtcgaaaaagagaaagaagaatggTGACAGGATTCTCTAGCATGCCTACAAGAGTCAATAAGCTCTTGCGAATTTCTTACCATGAACTTCTTCGTGCAACTTCTGGATTTTCTCCAGAAAACTTAATTGGTTCAGGAAATTTTGGAGCTGTCTACAAAGGAAGGCTAGAAAAACATGGCAACAAGCTTGTAGCAGTTAAAGTTCTTGATCTTCAAAAGAACGGAGCTTCGAAAAGTTTTAAGGCGGAGTGCAAAGCATTGAGAAATATTCGCCATAGAAACCTCGTTTCTGTCGTGAGTTATTGCTCCAGTATTGATTCCAAAGGTGATGAATTCAAAGCTCTAGTCTATGAGTTCATGGAAAATGGAAATCTGGACTTGTGGCTGCATCCTTCAGAGACAACTGATCAGGCAACAAGCTCAAGAAGTCTTAATCTTTCTCAGAAGCTGAACATTGCAATTGATGTGGCTTCTGCATTGCAGTATCTTCAGAACCACTGCGAAGCTAAGATTGTTCACTGTGATCTAAAACCAAGTAACATTCTTCTTGACAATGATCTTGTTGCTCATGTGGGTGATTTTGGATTGGCAAGGCTTCTCCCGAAACCCATCAACAGATCTTCCGAGCAAGAAGGCAGCAGTACTATTGCTATAAAAGGAACAATCGGCTACGCAGCCCCAG AGTATGGAATGGGTCTTGCGGCATCAACTCAGGGGGATGTCTACAGCTACGGTATTCTTTTGTTAGAGATGATTACAGGAAGAAGGCCAACAGATGATACATTCGTGGGTGATCTTGATCTACATAACTATGTTAATGGGGCTTTGCATGAACGAGTTTCTGAGATAGTGGACCCGTTGCTTTTTCTTGAAGGAGATGAAAACAGAAATATGACTCCTGAAGGGAAAAATAGCAATGGTGGGAAAGAGATGGAGTGCATTATTTCCCTGCTGAAAATTGGACTTATGTGCTCTGCAAGATTACCAAATGATAG
- the LOC113706083 gene encoding putative receptor-like protein kinase At3g47110, producing MWGLRSSTFATIFLLLSVAVTFSVSHVSASKKFQNETDRLALLEFKNQIYDDPFGVLNSWNHSQHHCQWEGVTCSTRHQRVTALTLRDKQLSGTISPHVGNLSFMRFMELGENQFHGGIPQEFGPLFRLRALNLSSNAISGKIPANLSYCSELITLSLRENKLEGKIPIDQLSNLKKLEKLNLLSNNLTGQIPSSIGNLSSLIRIGLDLNNLEGNLPMEMGLLRLVLLAAAENKLSGIIPASIFNSSAITVISVTGNSFHGNLPTNIGLTLPNLQMLYVGGNNMYGNFPSSITNASGLEVLDLARNNFKGQIPTNLGDLTNLQLLNLALNFFGNNSTGDLDFIASVTNCSNLRNLSLSGNKFGGNIRRVMANLSNQLTELLLGGNQLSGTIPEGFGNFVNLYLLGLELNSLSGVIPRDFDKLQNLQFLSLDQNELSGQIVSTLCNATGLYRLDLSFNQFEGGNIFDNVLMNCQNLQYLDMSQNNFTGIISPHFLQTHSSLMYMKIGENSFSGSLPPEVGKLIHLVDFNVSHNQLAGGIPISLADCSNLQNLYMQSKFFQGTIPPNLASLKSIQQVDLSSNNLTGPIPRELEKLQFLSYLNLSYNDIEGEIPNTGIFSNASQISLTGNNKLCGGIPELEFPPCPVIKGKNRGKLKVVILLSIVLPATLLVLGALLLYFFVCQKGERRMVAGFSTMATRVDKLLQISYHELLRATSGFSPENLIGSGNFGSVYEGRLEKHGNMLVAVKVLDLQKNGASKSFKAECKALRNIRHGNLVSIVSYCSSIDSKGDEFKALVYELMENGNLDLWLHPSETTDQATSSRSLNLLQKLNIAIDVASALQCLQNHCEAEIVHCDLKPSNILLDNDLVAHVGDFGLARLLPKPVNRSSEQEGSSTIAIKGTIGYAAPEYGMGLAASTQGDVYSYGILLLEMITGRRPTDDIFVGDLDLHNYVNGALHERVPEIVDPLLLLEGVTPGGKTINVGREIDCIISLLKIGLKCSARLPNDRMHMNEVVRKLHLIKDVFLGVRVYQENFEA from the exons ATGTGGGGACTTCGCTCATCGACATTTGCAACCATTTTTCTCCTACTCTCAGTTGCCGTGACCTTTTCAGTAAGCCATGTTTCAgcttccaaaaaatttcaaaatgagacTGATCGCCTGGCTCTGCTTGAATTCAAGAATCAGATATATGATGACCCGTTTGGAGTCCTGAATTCCTGGAACCATTCACAACACCATTGTCAGTGGGAAGGAGTCACCTGCAGTACTCGACATCAAAGGGTGACGGCCTTGACTCTAAGGGATAAGCAGTTGTCTGGAACCATATCTCCTCATGTCGGAAATCTCAGCTTCATGAGGTTCATGGAACTTGGGGAGAATCAATTCCATGGTGGGATTCCCCAAGAATTCGGTCCCCTCTTCAGGCTGAGAGCCTTGAACCTGTCAAGTAACGCAATCAGTGGAAAAATCCCAGCAAACCTGAGCTACTGCTCAGAGTTGATAACACTTAGCCTAAGGGAGAATAAGCTAGAAGGCAAGATTCCTATTGATCAGCTGagcaatttgaagaagcttgaaAAGTTAAATCTTTTATCAAACAATTTGACGGGACAGATTCCCTCTTCCATTGGGAACTTATCATCATTGATCCGAATCGGTCTCGACTTGAACAATCTGGAGGGAAATTTGCCCATGGAGATGGGGCTCTTAAGGTTGGTTCTGTTAGCAGCTGCTGAAAATAAACTATCTGGTATAATCCCTGCCTCCATCTTTAATAGTTCAGCCATTACTGTCATTTCAGTGACCGGCAATTCCTTTCATGGCAATCTCCCAACCAACATAGGTCTCACCCTACCAAATCTACAAATGTTGTATGTTGGGGGGAACAACATGTACGGAAACTTTCCATCTTCAATCACTAATGCTTCTGGGCTTGAGGTACTCGATCTTGCTAGAAATAATTTTAAAGGCCAAATCCCAACTAATTTAGGAGATCTTACAAATCTTCAATTATTAAATCTTGCTCTTAATTTCTTTGGGAATAATTCTACCGGAGACTTGGACTTTATTGCATCAGTGACCAACTGCAGTAATCTCAGAAATCTTTCCTTGAGTGGCAATAAATTTGGAGGTAATATACGTAGAGTCATGGCCAATCTCTCAAATCAACTCACAGAACTACTCCTGGGGGGAAATCAACTGTCAGGAACCATTCCAGAAGGGTTTGGAAATTTTGTCAACCTATATCTCCTTGGCCTTGAATTAAACTCTCTTTCAGGGGTCATTCCAAGAGATTTTGACAAATTACAAAATTTGCAATTTCTAAGTCTAGACCAAAATGAGTTGTCAGGACAGATAGTCTCTACCCTATGCAATGCCACAGGTCTATACcgtctggacttatcatttaaCCAGTTTGAAGGGGGCAATATATTTGACAATGTTCTTATGAACTGTCAAAATTTGCAATATCTGGATATGtctcaaaacaacttcactggAATTATATCACCTCATTTTTTGCAGACGCACTCATCACTGATGTACATGAAAATAGGTGAAAATTCGTTTAGTGGTTCTCTGCCTCCAGAAGTTGGAAAGCTTATACATTTGGTGGATTTCAATGTTTCCCACAACCAACTTGCTGGAGGTATACCCATATCACTTGCTGACTGTTCAAATCTGCAGAATCTTTATATGCAATCCAAGTTTTTCCAAGGAACAATTCCACCAAATTTGGCTTCTTTGAAGAGCATCCAGCAAGTAGacctttcaagtaataacttgACTGGTCCAATACCCAGAGAACTTGAGAAGCTTCAGTTTTTGAGCTACTTAAATCTTTCCTACAACGACATTGAGGGCGAGATACCAAACACTGGAATTTTCAGTAATGCAAGTCAAATATCATTGACTGGCAACAACAAACTCTGTGGAGGCATTCCAGAATTGGAGTTCCCACCTTGCCCAGTGATTAAGgggaaaaacagaggaaagcTGAAGGTTGTCATATTGCTGTCCATTGTTTTACCAGCAACGCTTCTGGTTCTCGGTGCATTGTTGTTGTATTTCTTCGTTTgtcaaaaaggagaaagaagaaTGGTGGCAGGATTCTCTACCATGGCTACAAGAGTTGATAAGCTCTTACAAATTTCTTACCATGAACTTCTTCGTGCAACTTCTGGATTTTCTCCAGAAAACTTAATTGGTTCAGGAAATTTTGGATCTGTCTACGAAGGAAGGCTAGAAAAACATGGCAATATGCTTGTAGCAGTCAAAGTTCTTGATCTTCAAAAGAACGGAGCTTCGAAAAGTTTTAAGGCCGAGTGCAAAGCATTGAGAAATATTCGCCATGGAAACCTCGTTTCTATCGTGAGTTATTGCTCCAGTATTGATTCCAAGGGTGATGAATTCAAAGCTCTAGTCTATGAGttgatggaaaatggaaatctGGACCTGTGGCTGCATCCTTCAGAGACAACTGATCAGGCAACAAGCTCAAGAAGTCTTAATCTTCTTCAGAAGCTAAATATTGCAATTGATGTGGCTTCTGCATTGCAGTGTCTTCAGAACCACTGCGAAGCTGAGATTGTTCACTGTGATCTAAAACCAAGTAACATTCTTCTTGACAATGATCTTGTTGCTCATGTGGGTGATTTTGGATTGGCAAGGCTTCTCCCGAAACCCGTCAACAGATCTTCCGAGCAAGAAGGCAGCAGTACTATTGCTATAAAAGGAACAATCGGCTACGCAGCCCCAG AGTATGGAATGGGTCTTGCGGCATCCACTCAGGGGGATGTCTACAGCTACGGCATTCTTTTGCTAGAGATGATTACAGGAAGGAGGCCAACAGATGATATATTCGTGGGCGACCTTGATCTACATAACTATGTTAATGGGGCTTTGCATGAACGAGTTCCTGAGATCGTGGACCCGTTGCTTCTTCTTGAAGGAGTGACTCCTGGAGGGAAAACTATTAATGTTGGAAGAGAGATTGATTGCATTATTTCCCTATTGAAAATTGGACTCAAGTGCTCTGCACGATTACCAAATGACAGGATGCATATGAATGAAGTTGTCAGAAAATTACATCTCATTAAAGATGTTTTCCTTGGTGTCAGGGtgtatcaagaaaattttgaagcTTAA